In Zingiber officinale cultivar Zhangliang chromosome 6A, Zo_v1.1, whole genome shotgun sequence, a single genomic region encodes these proteins:
- the LOC121996812 gene encoding intracellular protein transport protein USO1-like, translated as MFKAARWRSEKSKTKVVFQLRFHATQVQPTGREAVTVTVIPADAGRPTARSERVPVVEGACDWVNPVFEVAKLVRNPKTGKMDEKVYRFVVSDAGSSKTKILGEASINLADYTDVFRPSSVVLPLKGSNTGASLRITIQRLQDDDEGREGNDIEESTMKRHRRTLESQLSKCDDEDGSEINNQAAVRFSSSRGIPLHNADSNGNLQKSHTFDAVSASGSDTGSGIYTPRENGIVLLPLTNNGTSKMRMFSSDASTRSSSDDGLHEISHDSEDSFEKLKSNIDILTRKLEVSDLELQTLRKQIIKENKRGQDISKEMSDLQEERDALKRECDELKILEKRRKFDTTTSLQHDRDNHLSLLEEIQQELDHEKNRNVHLLLQLKLTQEANSELVLAVKDLEGMLEQRHNETLCDNCSKMEMKDTVNLDLKATKFGNGSSHLHKSECKQQIPKTISVSDNEEEYALVALINERDDMKTAYSLENKIIDLNNEAEFYRKNCEELEMQMEQLSLDYEILKQENHDATTKLEQMQLHEQLRMQYECSAHFSIISDLELQVELLEKELQKQTGVIEADLATITLAKVEQEKRAIVAEETLRNTKWNISKSVECFQEELRSLSAFMSSTFQANEKTVMQALKENAKLQSQKGNLERILEKSNKDMVLLQEKYRVKLKQLVGLIGIKSRDVEMLILKLKDKSKELDNHKLSEEALQKNFIRELQLLKSEVATLQDEKSFLLEQNGEKEKLLVEMELLRKKFIESEISLQNRNLEIDFLKKEIETLREKVCKSLVNINDLRHTKDGDAILDTMKSKAPNQILKQNLLKHDSNGLLEEKQMITDLVEQSECNKTTSTNDSNNFHQIPRFTRNNVQCHLEYQQQPEEDKGCVHNKNVTDKESQRRFAESNLDEDKSVFVSSACDQKVMEKVLSEMALLKEQNELMVSELKEMQERYSNISLKFAEVESERQQLLMTIRSLKNATKN; from the exons ATGTTCAAGGCGGCGCGATGGAGGAGCGAGAAGAGCAAGACCAAAGTTGTGTTCCAACTGCGGTTCCATGCGACTCAG GTGCAACCCACGGGACGGGAGGCGGTGACGGTGACCGTGATACCAGCAGACGCCGGCCGGCCGACGGCAAGATCGGAGAGGGTACCCGTGGTGGAGGGGGCCTGTGACTGGGTGAATCCGGTTTTCGAGGTGGCTAAGCTTGTCCGGAATCCAAAGACGGGAAAGATGGATGAGAAAGTCTACAGATTTGTGGTTTCCGATGCT GGATCgagcaaaaccaaaattttggGGGAGGCAAGCATCAACCTAGCAGATTATACTGATGTTTTCAGGCCATCCTCTGTCGTTCTTCCTCTGAAGGGATCGAACACTGGAGCTTCTTTACGT ATAACCATCCAGAGGCTGCAGGATGATGATGAAGGAAG GGAAGGAAACGATATTGAAGAATCAACCATGAAGCGACACAGAAGAACATTGGAGTCTCAGTTAAGCAAGTGTGATGATGAG GATGGTTCAGAAATAAACAATCAGGCTGCAGTCAGGTTCTCATCAAGCAGGGGCATCCCTCTCCACAATGCTGATTCCAATGGAAACCTCCAAAAGTCACACACCTTCGATGCCGTGTCAGCTTCAGGTTCAGATACTGGTTCTGGAATATATACACCAAGAGAGAATGGTATCGTGTTGTTGCCTCTTACCAACAATGGCACTTCTAAAATGAGGATGTTCAGTTCAGATGCATCCACAAGAAGTTCCAGTGATGACGGTTTGCATGAGATATCACATGATTCAGAGGACAGTTTTGAGAAATTAAAGAGCAATATAGATATTTTAACTAGAAAATTGGAAGTGTCAGATCTAGAGTTGCAGACTCTACGAAAGCAAATCATCAAGGAGAACAAACGAGGGCAAGACATTTCAAAGGAAATGAGTGATCTACAAGAAGAGAGAGATGCACTTAAAAGAGAATGTGATGAACTCAAGATCTTAGAAAAGAGGAGAAAGTTTGACACAACTACCAGCTTGCAGCATGACAGAGATAATCATCTTTCTTTACTTGAAGAAATTCAGCAAGAGCTAGATCATGAGAAAAATCGGAATGTCCATCTTCTCTTGCAACTAAAATTGACACAAGAAGCAAACTCTGAGTTGGTGCTTGCTGTGAAAGATCTAGAGGGAATGTTGGAACAGAGGCATAATGAAACATTATGTGATAATTGTAGTAAAATGGAAATGAAAGACACAGTTAATTTGGATCTTAAAGCCACTAAATTTGGGAATGGATCTTCACATCTGCACAAATCTGAATGTAAGCAACAGATACCCAAAACAATTTCTGTAAGTGACAATGAAGAGGAGTATGCATTGGTTGCACTTATAAATGAGCGTGATGACATGAAGACTGCTTACTCATTGGAGAATAAGATCATTGATCTCAATAATGAAGCGGAATTTTACAGGAAAAATTGTGAAGAGCTAGAAATGCAAATGGAACAACTTTCTCTGGATTATGAAATTTTGAAACAGGAAAACCATGATGCCACAACAAAGCTTGAGCAAATGCAACTACATGAACAACTCAGGATGCAATATGAGTGTTCTGCACATTTTTCCATTATCAGTGATCTTGAGTTACAGGTTGAGTTATTGGAGAAAGAGCTTCAGAAACAAACCGGAGTGATTGAAGCGGATCTAGCAACCATCACACTAGCTAAAGTTGAGCAAGAGAAAAGAGCCATAGTAGCAGAAGAGACATTGAGAAATACTAAATGGAACATTTCCAAGAGTGTTGAGTGTTTTCAAGAGGAACTCAGGAGTCTTTCTGCATTTATGTCATCTACAtttcaagctaatgagaagacaGTCATGCAAGCACTTAAAGAAAATGCCAAGTTGCAATCACAAAAAGGGAACTTGGAAAGAATTTTGGAGAAATCTAATAAAGATATGGTGCTATTACAGGAGAAGTACCGAGTGAAACTCAAGCAGCTAGTAGGTCTAATAGGTATCAAGTCAAGAGATGTAGAAATGTTGATCTTGAAACTAAAAGATAAGAGCAAAGAACTAGACAACCATAAGTTATCTGAGGAAGCATTGCAAAAAAACTTCATAAGAGAGTTGCAGTTACTCAAATCTGAAGTGGCAACTCTCCAAGATGAGAAATCTTTTCTCTTGGAACAGAATGGAGAAAAAGAAAAGTTGCTAGTTGAGATGGAGCTACTAagaaaaaaattcatagaaagtGAGATATCTTTGCAAAACAGAAATCTGGAAATTGATTTTCTTAAGAAAGAGATAGAAACTTTAAGAGAGAAAGTCTGTAAATCATTGGTGAACATAAATGATCTCAGGCATACAAAAGATGGAGATGCTATTCTTGATACTATGAAATCCAAGGCACCAAACCAAATATTAAAGCAGAATTTATTGAAGCATGACTCAAATGGTCTTTTGGAGGAAAAGCAAATGATTACCGACTTGGTGGAACAAAGTGAATGCAACAAGACAACAAGTACAAAT gattccaataattttcatcagaTACCGAGATTCACTAGAAACAATGTCCAGTGCCATTTGGAATATCAGCAACAGCCGGAGGAAGACAAAGGATGCGTACACAACAAAAATGTCACAGATAAAGAATCACAGAGAAG GTTTGCAGAATCTAATTTAGATGAAGACAAATCAGTTTTTGTTTCTTCTGCCTGTGATCAGAAGGTTATGGAGAAAGTGTTAAGTGAAATGGCACTTCTGAAGGAACAAAATGAATTGATGGTTTCTGAACTGAAAGAAATGCAGGAAAGATATTCTAACATAAGCCTGAAGTTTGCAGAAGTAGAAAGTGAAAGACAACAACTCCTCATGACAATACGAAGTCTTAAAAATGCTACAAAAAATTAG